Within the Micromonospora citrea genome, the region GTGCCCGTCGTTGCGTGTCTGCCGGAGGAATGAACCTTGGACGTGTCCGGACTGGTCTGGGCGGGGACTCTCGTCGTACTGACCGGGATCCTGCTCGTGGATCTGCTGATCATCGGTCGGCGACCGCACGAGCCGAGCGTGCGTGAGTCGAGCCTCTGGGTCGGCTTCTATGTCGCCCTGGCCCTGATCTTCGGCGCCGGCGTCTGGCTCGCCTCCGGGGCGCGTGCGGCGGGGGAGTTCTACACGGGCTGGCTGACGGAGTACAGCCTCTCGGTCGACAACCTCTTCGTCTTCGTGATCATCATGGCGCGCTTCGGCGTGCCCCGGAAGTACCAGCAGAAGGTGCTGCTCATCGGCATCGTGCTGGCGCTGGTCATGCGGGGCGGGTTCATCGCCGCCGGCGCGGCGCTGATCTCCCAGTTCTCGTGGGTGTTCTACATCTTCGGCGCGTTCCTCATCTACACCGCGATCAACCTCGCCCGGCAGGGTGAGCCGGACGAGGACGAATTCAGCGAGAACGTGCTGATCCGGTGGAGTCGCAGGGCGCTGCCGATCTCCCGGGACTACGACGGGGCGAAGATGACCACCCGCTCGCCGAACGGCAAGCGGATGTTCACCCCGATGCTGATCGTCATGATCGCCATCGGCACCACCGACCTGATCTTCGCGCTCGACTCGATTCCGGCGATCTTCGGCATCACGCAGGAGCCGTACCTGGTCTTCACCGCCAACGTCTTCGCGCTGATGGGCCTGCGGCAGCTCTACTTCCTGCTCGGCGGCCTGCTGGAGCGGCTCATCTACCTCAGCTACGGCCTGGCCGTGGTGCTCGGCTTCATCGGCGTGAAGCTGGTGCTGGAGGCGCTCGCGGAGAACAACCTGCCGTTCGTCAACGGCGGGGAGCACGTCTCCTGGGCTCCGCACATCCCGATCTGGCTCTCGCTGACGGTCATCCTCGGCACCCTCGCCGTGGCGACCGTGGCCAGCCTGGTCAAGTCCTCCCGCGACCGGCGCCGCCTGCTGGCCGACGCCCGCCGCTGAGGCGTACCCACGCGACGAGGGGGCGCTCCCGGTCCGGGAGCGCCCCCTCGTCGCGCGACCGGGTCAGACCCGGTGCACGCCCACCAGGGTGGCGGTGCGCTCGGCCGGCAGCCGCTCCTCCAGCACCCGGCGTTGCCGGTAGCAGGCGTGCAGCATGCGCCGGTCGTCGCCGGGGCGCGGGTCGGCGGTGACGATGCCGATGTGGTGGATCTTCCGGCCGGGCCGGGCGAAGAAGTAGAGGTCGCCGGGGCGTTCGGTGCCCAGCGGCACCGGTGTGGTCGCCGTCGCCTGGTCGTCGGCGTCGCGCGGCAGCAGCCGGCCGAGCCGCCGCCAGGCCAGGTGGACCAGGCCGGAACAGTCGATGCCGTACGCCGACACCCCACCCCAGATGTAGACCACGTCGAGCAGCCGTCGGGCGATCGCCAGCACCTCGCCGGCCGACGGGGGCGTGACGGGCACCGGTACGGCGTCGGCTGCGGGCAGCCAGAGCGGGTCGGTGTGACCGGGCGCGTGCACCGGGCGCCAGCCGTCGACCGCCGGGCCGGCCGGGGTCAGCCCGGTGCCGAGCACCACCCCGGGCACCACCTCGGCTCCGCCCGGCGTGGCGCGCAGGGCGGTGACGGTGGCGTCGACCACGAGCGGGTCGCCCTCGCCGGTGACCGTGGCGGTGGTCAGCTGCTCGGCGGGCAGCCAGCCGGGGTAGCCGCGCGGGTCCAGCTTGGGGGCCGGCTGCTCGACGGCCACCACGTGTGCCCAGCCGTCGGGGCGTACCTCGGTGACGAGCACCCGCTCGCCGAGCAGCAGTTGGCTCAGCACGCAGTCGCCGACCTGCTGGTCGGTGTCCATGCCGGCGATCCAGCCGGCGATGTCGGTGCGGGCGGCGAGGGCGGGGCGGTCGACGGGCCGTACCGCCTCGGGGGAGGCCCAGAGGGTCGCGACGGCGACCCGGACCACGGCCTCCCGGCCGGCTTGCAGCTCCACGTGCACCCCCAGGTCGGTCGTCTCCGCGACCCTATGAAAATTTCCGCCAACCATCAATTACGAGTTTGCATCTTTACTTCAGTCACGGAGGTCACGCCGAGCCCGGGCGCGTCCGGCAGCACGACGGTCGCGCCGTCGTACCGCAGGCCGCCCCGCACCGGCGACCAGGCCAGCCACCAGGCGGCGTCCAGGTCGGAGACGGCCGTGGTGCGGTAGGCGGCGACCAGGCTGGCGGCGGCGCCGATGCCCACCTGGCTCTCCATCATCGACCCGACGATCGTGCCGAGTCCGTGCGCGGCCGCCAGGTCCAGCAGGGTCCGGGCGGGGTGCAGGCCGCCGCACTTGGCGAGCTTGACGTTGACCATGTCGGCGGCCCGGCGGCGGATCACCTCGACCAGGTCCCGGACGCCGAAGACCGACTCGTCGGCGAGGATCGGCACCTCCACCCGGTCGCTGACCCAGGCCAGCCCGTCCAGGTCCCAGCGGGCGACGGGCTGCTCGACCAGTTCCACGTCCAGCCCCGCGTCCTCGACGCCGCGGATGACCCGGACCGCCTCGCGCGGGGTCCATCCCTGGTTGGCGTCGAGCCGGATCCGCACGTCCGGGCCGACCGCCGCCCGTACGGCGCGGACCCGCTCCAGGTCGCCGGCGGCGTCGGTGCCCACCTTCATCTTGAGCACGCCGAAGCCCTCCTCCCGCCGCTGCCGGGCCGCCGCCGCGAGGTCCACCGCGTCGCCCGCGGCCAGCGTGACGTCCGTGGGGACCCGCAGGCCCGTGCCGCCCAGCAGCCGCACCAGCGGTACGCCGAGCCGCCGCGCCGCCAGGTCGTGCAGCGCGACGTCGACGGCGGCCTTGGCGGCCTCGTTGCCGACGACGGCGCGCTGCACCTCGGTGCAGCGGGCCACCAGGTCGTCGGCGTCGCGGCCGGTGAGGGTGGGGCCGAGCAGGTCGCGCACGCACGCCTCGGAGCCGGCGACCGAGGCGCCGGTCACCTGCCACACCTGGGGCGCCTCGCCGTAGCCGGAACGGCCGTCGGCGTCGACGATCTCCACCACCAGGGTCTCCACAGTGGTGGTGCGGCGCAGCGCGGTCACGAACGGGGTGTGCAGGGGGGCGGAGAGCCGGTGGGTGCGGACCGCGGCGATCGTCATGTGCGGCACCCTATACGGACACGCACAGGCGAAGGGGAGGCCGCATGAGCGAGCGAGTCGTCGGGCGCGGGGCGGTGGCGCCCCGGGGTGCACGGGCCGCGGACGGGGCGCCGGCATGAGCGGGCGGGACTGGGAACTGGTGGGTGCGCCGAACGCCAGGGACCTCGGCGGGCTGGTCGGCGCGGACGGCCGGCGGGTGCGCCGCGGCGTGCTGATCCGCACCCCGGCGCTGGGCCGGCTGGCGGACGAGGACCTGCCGGTGCTGGCGAAGCTCGGCCCGGCGTGCGTGGTCGACCTGCGGGACCACTCGGAGATCGCGGTCGCGCCGCCGGACCGGTTGCCGGGCGAGCCGACGGTGGTGCACCTGCCGGTGCACGACGCCGAGCACCCGGTGTTCACCTACGTCTCGGCGGTGCTGCTCGGCCACGACCTGGGGGCGTACGCGGCCCTGGCCGAGGAGGGCACGCCGGCGGCGATGGCGGCGATCTACCGCTGGTTCGTCACGGGTGAGTCGGCGCGGGAGAGCTTCGGGGCGGCGGTGCGGCTGGCGGCGCAGGCGCGGAACCTGCCGCTGGTCTACCACTGTTCGGCGGGGAAGGACCGCACCGGCTGGCTGACGGTGCTGCTGCTGGGCGCGCTCGGCGTGGACGAGGCGGCGATCCGGGCGGACTACCTGGCCAACAACCGGCTGACCGAGAGCCTGCGGGAGGTCATCCTGGAGGCGATGCGCCGGCGGCAGCCGGGGTTGGACGTCGCGGCGGTGCGTCCGGTACTGGAGGTGCGGCCGGAGTACCTGGACGCCGCGTACGCGGAGGTGCGCCGGGTGCACGGCTCGTTCGGGGCGTACCTGCGCGACGGGTTGGGGGTCACCGACGACGTCGTGGCGGCGCTGCGGGCGCACCTGTTGGAGTGACGCCCGCCGGCCGTCAGAGGTCGTGCCGCGCGTCCCAGGCGGCGGCGGAGATCCGCGCGATCAGCCGGCAGGCGTCGTCCTCGGGCTCCTCGCCGGTGGGGCCGCCGTCGGCGAGTTCGGTGGTGGTGCAGCCGACGACGGCGTACGGCGGCGCGTCGTCGGGGAAGACCACTCCGGCGCCGTGCCGCACGCCCCGTACCCAGCCGTTCTTGTGTGCGATGCGGGTGCCCTCGGGCAGCCCGGCGGCCAGGTCCTCGCGGTGTTCCTGGGCGAACAGCACGTCCAGCATGGCGGCGCAGCCGGCCGGCGAGGCCAGCGGGCCCGGGGTGTCGGCCCCGGCGGCCAGCGCGCCGAGCAGGGCGGCCAGGTCGGCGGCGGTGACCAGGTTGGTGATGCCCGCGTCGCGGGCGGCGAAGTCCTCGATGCCCCGCCCGGTGACGCTGTGCCGGGCCCCGGCCAGGGCCCAGACCTCCGCCACCGCCGGCAGGCCGACGTGGCCGATGACCAGGTTGGTGGCCAGGTTGCTGGAGCGGACGATCATGCGGTGGGCGAGCCAGCGCAGCGACGCGGTGTCGCCGGCCCGGTCCCAGACGGCCTCGTCGTTGTCGTAGTGGCGGGCGCAGGAGAACCGGGGCGCGCTGGGCAGCGCCGAGTCGAACTCGTTGCGCACCGGCACCGGGGCGTCCAGGTCGAGGGCGCCGGCCTCGGCGGCCCGGTGCAGCGCGACGAGCACCGCCACCTTCATGGTGCTGGCCGCGTAGTGGGTGGCGTCGGCGTGCCGGGTCCAGGCGGGGGCGGCGCCGAGGCGCCCCACGTACGCCGACAGGGTGCCAGGCACCCCGTCCAGGTGTGCGTCGAGCTCGTCCCAGGTCATGCGGGTGACCGTAGCGGATCATCTGCCCGGCGGCGGGGCGGGGCGACGGGTCGACCGGGTCGCCCCTGCTCGCCCCGGGCCGGGGTGGGCCGCGACGGCCCGGAGCCCGGACCGCGGGGGGCGGTCCGGGCTCCGGGGCGGCTGTGGTCGTACGTCAGCCGGCGTGCTTGCGTCGGGCGGCGGCCCGGCCGCGGAGCTGCTGGTCGAGCACGACCTTGCGGATCCGTACGGCGGCCGGGGTGACCTCGACGCACTCGTCCTCGCGGCAGAACTCGAGGGCCTGCTCCAGCGACAGCTTGCGCGGCGGGATCAGCTTCTCGGTCTCGTCGGCGGTCGACGAGCGCATGTTGGTGAGCTTCTTCTCCTTGGTGATGTTGACGTCCATGTCGTCGGAGCGGGAGTTCTCCCCGACGATCATGCCTTCGTACACCTCGGTGCCGGGCTCGACGAAGAGCTGGCCGCGCTCCTGGAGGTTGGTCATCGCGAAGGCGGTGACGCTGCCTGCGCGGTCGGCGACCAGGGAGCCGTTGTTGCGGGTGCGCAGCTCGCCGAACCACGGCTCGTAGGACTCGAAGACGTGGTGCAGGATGCCGGTGCCCCGGGTCTCGGTGAGGAACTCGGTGCGGAAGCCGATCAGGCCGCGGGCGGGGACCAGCCACTCCATCCGGATCCAGCCGGTGCCGTGGTTGACCAGCTGCTCCATCCGGCCCTTGCGGGTGGCGAGGAGCTGGGTGATCGCGCCGAGGTACTCCTCGGGGGCGTCGATGGTGAGCCGCTCGACCGGCTCGCAGGTCCGGCCGTCGATCTCCTTGGTGACGACCTGCGGCTTGCCCACGGTCAGCTCGTAGGACTCGCGGCGCATCTGCTCGACCAGGATGGCCAGCGCCAGCTCGCCCCGGCCCTGGACCTCCCAGGCGTCGGGGCGCTCGGTGGGCAGCACCCGCAGCGACACGTTGCCGATCAGTTCCTTGTCGAGCCGGTCCTTGACCATGCGGGCGGTGACCTTGGCGCCCTTGACCCGGCCGACCAGCGGCGAGGTGTTGGTGCCGATGGTCATCGAGATG harbors:
- a CDS encoding serine hydrolase, encoding MTWDELDAHLDGVPGTLSAYVGRLGAAPAWTRHADATHYAASTMKVAVLVALHRAAEAGALDLDAPVPVRNEFDSALPSAPRFSCARHYDNDEAVWDRAGDTASLRWLAHRMIVRSSNLATNLVIGHVGLPAVAEVWALAGARHSVTGRGIEDFAARDAGITNLVTAADLAALLGALAAGADTPGPLASPAGCAAMLDVLFAQEHREDLAAGLPEGTRIAHKNGWVRGVRHGAGVVFPDDAPPYAVVGCTTTELADGGPTGEEPEDDACRLIARISAAAWDARHDL
- a CDS encoding mandelate racemase/muconate lactonizing enzyme family protein, whose translation is MTIAAVRTHRLSAPLHTPFVTALRRTTTVETLVVEIVDADGRSGYGEAPQVWQVTGASVAGSEACVRDLLGPTLTGRDADDLVARCTEVQRAVVGNEAAKAAVDVALHDLAARRLGVPLVRLLGGTGLRVPTDVTLAAGDAVDLAAAARQRREEGFGVLKMKVGTDAAGDLERVRAVRAAVGPDVRIRLDANQGWTPREAVRVIRGVEDAGLDVELVEQPVARWDLDGLAWVSDRVEVPILADESVFGVRDLVEVIRRRAADMVNVKLAKCGGLHPARTLLDLAAAHGLGTIVGSMMESQVGIGAAASLVAAYRTTAVSDLDAAWWLAWSPVRGGLRYDGATVVLPDAPGLGVTSVTEVKMQTRN
- a CDS encoding TerC family protein, whose protein sequence is MDVSGLVWAGTLVVLTGILLVDLLIIGRRPHEPSVRESSLWVGFYVALALIFGAGVWLASGARAAGEFYTGWLTEYSLSVDNLFVFVIIMARFGVPRKYQQKVLLIGIVLALVMRGGFIAAGAALISQFSWVFYIFGAFLIYTAINLARQGEPDEDEFSENVLIRWSRRALPISRDYDGAKMTTRSPNGKRMFTPMLIVMIAIGTTDLIFALDSIPAIFGITQEPYLVFTANVFALMGLRQLYFLLGGLLERLIYLSYGLAVVLGFIGVKLVLEALAENNLPFVNGGEHVSWAPHIPIWLSLTVILGTLAVATVASLVKSSRDRRRLLADARR
- a CDS encoding tyrosine-protein phosphatase yields the protein MSGRDWELVGAPNARDLGGLVGADGRRVRRGVLIRTPALGRLADEDLPVLAKLGPACVVDLRDHSEIAVAPPDRLPGEPTVVHLPVHDAEHPVFTYVSAVLLGHDLGAYAALAEEGTPAAMAAIYRWFVTGESARESFGAAVRLAAQARNLPLVYHCSAGKDRTGWLTVLLLGALGVDEAAIRADYLANNRLTESLREVILEAMRRRQPGLDVAAVRPVLEVRPEYLDAAYAEVRRVHGSFGAYLRDGLGVTDDVVAALRAHLLE
- a CDS encoding NlpC/P60 family protein, giving the protein MVGGNFHRVAETTDLGVHVELQAGREAVVRVAVATLWASPEAVRPVDRPALAARTDIAGWIAGMDTDQQVGDCVLSQLLLGERVLVTEVRPDGWAHVVAVEQPAPKLDPRGYPGWLPAEQLTTATVTGEGDPLVVDATVTALRATPGGAEVVPGVVLGTGLTPAGPAVDGWRPVHAPGHTDPLWLPAADAVPVPVTPPSAGEVLAIARRLLDVVYIWGGVSAYGIDCSGLVHLAWRRLGRLLPRDADDQATATTPVPLGTERPGDLYFFARPGRKIHHIGIVTADPRPGDDRRMLHACYRQRRVLEERLPAERTATLVGVHRV